GATAAGATAAAATATTTCTCAGGATTAATGTTGTTAATATAGAGCCCATTGTCCACGCTCTCTCATCGGTCACGCAATCACACCCATTAGCGTATACCTACTCCAAACCATCCATGGGATCATATCTCAGCCCTTTTTCCTTACTAGGGATtggactcccaaccgaggtttagGCCCTCATCCTAAGTGGTGGTGACTTTTCATCATATTTCCCACACCcttgtagaaacgtaaccctaaaacgatgcagaagataacggaaaaaaaaacaaaacaaacaatgcacacggattttacgaggttcggcaaggttgcctacatctccggtgagatgagatcctgcttcactatcaatggagaatagggttacagcgcccTTCCTCACACTTCTCCGTATTGcttacattacagagaaagaaacccttgctacaaatatatagcgaaaaaaccctaatccgtattaaactacaattgccaccctaatccggattaaactataattgccctcaaataaaaaattcgagcggggggttgtgccccctacaccccctgctatgcaggggggcctcctgccccccttgcaacccccacggcccgctaaccggctagcaggACCGCCGTATTGgttgtctaggtgctgcaccagtactccctagattaaactgcgacggaatacaagacatcatacaccaacaaccCTGTCATCGGGCCAGCAGTAGCGGTGTAGAGAAGCGTTCCCGAATCAGGTCCAATGCACCTACAGCATGAGATGTGATGTGAAAAAAAAGTCTTCAAAAAACTTAACAAGAATGCATACGACGGAAACTCATCTCTGTGCAGATTACTCTTCTATATGATGTAGCTATTGAACACCCATGGTGATCATGCCTTCAACTTCAAAAGCTTGCATAGCTTGAGCCTTCCTCATGTTTTTGTAGCTTGACCACCCTTTGATTGGTTTATTGTTTTGGAACTTCTGTAGTGAACTGGTGATAAGGTCTAACTTAACCATaaagtttattttttgtaaCCTCTTCTTATTGAGGTTCTGGACCAATCCTGTACTGATTTACAATAAGTTAAGTCGACTTATCCTATTTGTGATGGACCATACTGATTTATGTACAGAGACTCCCAAACTGATTAACCTGATAATTAATTATGCCTACGATAATGGAAACTTTTTAACCATCATCCATTATAATAATTATAGAGGAATAAGAGATCAACAAAAAAgtagagagcgagagagagagagagagagagagagaccaccgAAAAAATAATacagggagagagagtgaggtaAGAGGCTAAGAGCACAGATATGAGAAGTGAATGAATGAAGACGTGTGGGACTCTATCCAGAATCGTGACACTCACTGAGAAACTTGAATTTAGTACTCTTCCATGACCTTATTGCCTTTTCTCCACTGTTCACCCTCGATTACAAGTAGCCCATTCTTGTTTCGTATGCggagaggatccttcttcaacctGGGACAGTTACTCATCTTCACTTCTCTTATATGGGGGCAATGCAATATGTGATCTGTGCACACCCCAGATAACGTTGGTAGGTCTTCCAGCTTTAAAACCTCCAGTCTTGGGAAGAGTGAGATGATTCCACCCTCCCCaacttcttattcttcttcctcttcctctgcttcAATAAGTACTTCCACTCTCACACAATACCCAACTCTAATTTCCTTCAAGTTGTTAAATAGGCGTGGCATTTCCTCCGTGAAGACCATCTTCAAGCTATTACATTTCTCAACTACTATCAATGATAGTTGACCAACGCAATTGAGTGGTTTGAGACTAACCCATGTCCTTCACAATTTTGGCAATCCTTTTAGGTGTAACTCGTGAAGGTAATATTGGTTGGGGTAGACATCCTGACGATCCAACACCACCTCCAAGTCTTCACAGTTTTTAATTACAGTTAATACAGAACCAATGCGCACATGACAAACCTGGGCAATCCTCAATTATTAACTGCCATAGATTTTGGGATTTATCGAGGTTGAGAGCTTCTAGAGAATCTTGTTTTTCGACTGTGCAATGATTCAGATTCAAGGCAATAATCTTGTTAGCCAAAGGTTTGAACCAATCAGAAATAATGATATCTtcaaatgaaatggtaagagATGTTAAATTGGTCAAGCAGGATAACTCCCTCACATCAATGATTGACTCACCACTAGTGGACTCACTCCCATccattttttcatcttcttcaccaGAATTCactctccattttattttattcgaTGCATAAAATCTTAATTCCTCTAAATTGTCCAAACCAGAAATTACCCCAGCTGGAATAGAAACTTTGGAAAATTTCACATCCAAGTATCTTAATCTCTCACATTCAGATCCTCCGAGGATTTGCTGGTCCAACTGAGAGCACCAACCCAAATCTAAAACTTGGAGTTGCCGGAGCATTCCTAGTACAGGCAAAGGCAATGCTCTCAACCTTTTGCACATATGTAGCCTAAGCACCCGAATATTCACCAAACACGACAAGGAATTTGGGAAAGATGCTAAATTCTGTGACCTAGAAAGATCGAGTGCTCTAAGATGCCCCATGTGTTGCAAGAAATTTGTTTGGGGAATAACACTGAAGTGCTTATTTTCCCTGAATAAGAAAGCAGTTAGCTTTTGGCATGCCTCTCCCAACTCTGGGAACTTCTTTATTTGGGTATCTATTAAGGAAATCCTTGATGCATTTACCCACTCATGAGCCTTTGGTGCCTCTTTAACTGATATACCTGTCCTATTCAAGAACTTGATGCTACTATCAGAGTACTCTAAAGAAGTAATCCAAAGTGCAAGGTCTCGCATGATACTATGCACCCTCACACTACCTTTCTCCTCCCCATCTTCCAACATGcaagaaattttcaaactctGAATCAGATCCTCAAATTTATCCCTTGAAGCTTTCAAACTCCCTAACTGATCTACTATTACCTCTCCAACCCAATAATTTAACATGTCGTCTAGGTCTCCCCTTATGTTATAGTCTTCAGGGAAACAGGCACAGTAGAGAAAGAGACTCTTGAGCATTTCATTGTCCAAACTATCATAACTGaatttcaaaggaagaagtacTTCATCTATCATACCTCGGAGATCTTTGTCTGATTGCTTCATTTCCCTCGAGGCATTCTCCCACATTTCAACTCCATGTTGTTTTGCCATTGCATGTGCCACAATGACAATTGCGAGGGGAAGACCCTTGCACCTTCGAACAATTTTTTCAGCAGAGGGTTTTATATCGTCGACAGCAACATGTTTACCAGCTTTTTCAACAAAGAGGTCCCATGATTCGGATTCTGATAATGGATGCACATTAATTGTTTTCGTAGCACCCATATCAGTGCATGTGTCTCGATTTTGACTGGTCACTAGGATCTTGCTCCCTTTGTCATTTGGAAGGCAAGGGATTCCAACATCCTCTAGCATTAATTCAGACCAAACATCAtccaaaattaaaagaaatttcttcttcatcaaggCTCTAAACAATGCAACAGCTTCACTATCATCTGGTAATCCAAGGCGCTTACTGATATAGGTTTGGATACGTCGTATGTTGGGAGTGGCAGACACTGTGACCATTATCACAGTCTCAAAAGGTATGTTAACTCCGTTAGCCAAATCTCTTTCGAAGCGATTATTTACTTCTCTGGCTAGAGTGGTTTTACCCACTCCCCCCATACCATATATTCCAATGATGCCAAGACATGGATCAGGATCACATATCCAATCAAACATCTGCTGCAGCATGCTTTCGGTTGATGGCTGGGTCTTCAGTACTGGCTTGTTTGGGATCTCTATCACAGGCTCTGGAGGAGGAGGCCTTAGTaattgcttttttcttttggtatacCGGATGACATCTTTCACTATCTTTTGAATCAACTTCTCTTCATCCCTGCAATAGGAACCCACAATAGAATGGATAGGAAACAAAAATAGCAGATAGAATTAGCAAAAATTACATACATAGATGAAGTGAAGAAAAATTTTGGGCACTGAAAATCCTTCTTCATGCAAATCTAAGAACCTATACTTTGCTGGTAATTAATTTTGAACCCAGGATCTCAGTGTGTAATCGACAGAGAAACCATTGAAGCTAATATCAGGCTTGAACATGTTTGATTCAACTTGAATTTTTGTTTTGAAAGAAAATTCTAAAAGAGTAATTGCATCTCAATCCGAATTAGAAAAGCTCTATCATTGGTCTATCAGGAAAATTTTTCAATTGGATAAGCAGAGATTTACCTTTCAAAAACAAGACAATTGAAATAGAGAACAGATTGAAATGTCCGACATTTGAATCAAATACATCAGTTGCTTTGAACTGATTTTCAGCAATTAAAGTCAGGCATATTTAAAGTCAGCGAGAGGAAGTAATTACCCAAAATCTTTGAAGCACCACCCGTAGAGTTGAGCAGCTGTTCTCAGGGCTGACCTCCACCTTTCCCCCTTCTCTAGGCCGAATAGCTCTTCCAGCTCTCCAAAGCTCCAATTCTGGTTCTGTACGTTCAATTGATTGACATCCATGAGGAAAACTGGAAAAACCTTCTGGTCATGCTTTTCCCAGCGttccataatcaaggtgagTTCTTCTTGGCACCATCTGGAATTAACATAGTTCGTGGAGAATATGACAATGAAAATTCTTGATTCCTTGATTGCCTCTTCGAGGACTTCAGAGATCAGCTCCCCTCTTCTCAGTTTCTCATCATCCTTGAATGTTTTGATCCCTTCCTTGACTAGGGAGGCATAGAGGTCATGTGTGAAGTTGTGTCGTGTATCTTCTTCTCCGAAACTCAAGAATACATCCCATATGGGCGATGAGGATGAAGAAGACTGGACGACAGTGGGCGTGGCGGCCATCAATCTGAAACAGAGTTGCAGAGCTTGGCTGTGAAGAAAGTGTGAAAGTTGAATGGAGAAGGATGAAAGGATGAGAAAGCCAACAGACTTGAGAGTTGTATGTGGTGCCTTTTCCTTTCCACGCCCACCACTACAGCTTTCCTTTTCGGTCAACATttgataatttattttaaaaattgaaattaattcGTTCTGGGGTTTAAAGGTGTACTCATTGCCCTCCTGATTCTTTTTCCCAAGTGATGATGGGTTGGTTAATTAAAAAATGTATgctcaataaaaataaaggtgagaAGGAAAAATGGAAATTCACACATAACTAATGTCTCATTGTGCCAGAAAAATATGTATATTTTCAGTAAATAGGGctgagaaggggaaaaaattgtGATTTATTGTTCAACAATAATGGAGTACATTCCACAATAGGCAGTACacataccccaaaaaaaaaaaattgagagattTGTAGACTTCAAGAAAAAATCACTCAAACTATAATTATCAAATAATTGTAAGAACAAATTATGGGCTTTCAATTGAAAATCACATTACAAAAACCATTCAAGTATCAAAAACATGATGCAACAATCAAGCATAATAGGGATTTATATGTACCTTGCACCGTACGTATGTTGGGGAAGATTGTAAGAAACTCCTGACACAATACCCACGATCATAGCTTGGTTAAAATCTTTCACAACCTTCAATTCTTCTTTCCTAGTTTTTCCTTTGTAAAGAcccatatttatattattgtcTAAAGCTTAACATCACTTCCACAATAAGTTAGCTCGACTTATCCTATTTATGATGGACCATACTGACTTAATCATGTACAGAGACTCTGAAAGTTTCGAGACTAACCTGATAATTAATCATGCCCACAATAATGGAAACTTTCTAACCATCATCCATTACAATAATTATAGAGTAAGAGACCAACATGAACAAttgaatttatttaaaaaaaaaaaaccgtaaTTGCCCAATACAATAGAGTAAataagacagagagagagagagagagaaatcaccAAAAAAACAATACAGAGAGTGAGGTAAGAGCACAGATATGAGAAGTGAATGAATGAAACGTGTGGGACTCTATCCAGAATTGT
This Macadamia integrifolia cultivar HAES 741 chromosome 10, SCU_Mint_v3, whole genome shotgun sequence DNA region includes the following protein-coding sequences:
- the LOC122092388 gene encoding disease resistance protein RPS5-like, which gives rise to MLTEKESCSGGRGKEKAPHTTLKSVGFLILSSFSIQLSHFLHSQALQLCFRLMAATPTVVQSSSSSSPIWDVFLSFGEEDTRHNFTHDLYASLVKEGIKTFKDDEKLRRGELISEVLEEAIKESRIFIVIFSTNYVNSRWCQEELTLIMERWEKHDQKVFPVFLMDVNQLNVQNQNWSFGELEELFGLEKGERWRSALRTAAQLYGWCFKDFGDEEKLIQKIVKDVIRYTKRKKQLLRPPPPEPVIEIPNKPVLKTQPSTESMLQQMFDWICDPDPCLGIIGIYGMGGVGKTTLAREVNNRFERDLANGVNIPFETVIMVTVSATPNIRRIQTYISKRLGLPDDSEAVALFRALMKKKFLLILDDVWSELMLEDVGIPCLPNDKGSKILVTSQNRDTCTDMGATKTINVHPLSESESWDLFVEKAGKHVAVDDIKPSAEKIVRRCKGLPLAIVIVAHAMAKQHGVEMWENASREMKQSDKDLRGMIDEVLLPLKFSYDSLDNEMLKSLFLYCACFPEDYNIRGDLDDMLNYWVGEVIVDQLGSLKASRDKFEDLIQSLKISCMLEDGEEKGSVRVHSIMRDLALWITSLEYSDSSIKFLNRTGISVKEAPKAHEWVNASRISLIDTQIKKFPELGEACQKLTAFLFRENKHFSVIPQTNFLQHMGHLRALDLSRSQNLASFPNSLSCLVNIRVLRLHMCKRLRALPLPVLGMLRQLQVLDLGWCSQLDQQILGGSECERLRYLDVKFSKVSIPAGVISGLDNLEELRFYASNKIKWRVNSGEEDEKMDGSESTSGESIIDVRELSCLTNLTSLTISFEDIIISDWFKPLANKIIALNLNHCTVEKQDSLEALNLDKSQNLWQLIIEDCPVVEKCNSLKMVFTEEMPRLFNNLKEIRVGYCVRVEVLIEAEEEEEE